TCAATTAGAAGCTGTGAGAACAGTGGCTAGTCAGAAAACAAAATTGGTTGCTGGTGTTGGCACAACCTTAGATGGTTTAGGTACTGATGCGGATCCGTACAAAGTTAATGTTGACTTTGGTACTGTGACAGCGGGTAATACTAAAGCAGTGACTGGTGGTGCAGTTTATAATGCCCTTGCAGATAAAGCAGATAAAAACTTATCTAATATTGACAATGCAGGTAAACAGGTAATTACTGGCTTAGTTGATGCAGAAGGGAAAGATGGTATTTCAGTGAATACAGCTGTTGATCCAAATACAGGTGTTAAGAAGTTTACTATCGGCTTAGATGCTGCTACAAACTTTGCCATTAGCAAAGTTGAAACAGTATCCTCTACAAACGCTAATTTACTTGTCGATGACAAAACTCAAAATGCATCGGGTGGTAAAGAATTTAAAGTAACGCTAAATAAAGATTTAACTGATTTAGATTCTGTTGTGTTAGGTGATAAGGTTGCTGATGATGTAGTTTCTTTATCTAAAGATAAAGGTATTAATGCAGGTAAGAAGCAAATTACTAATGTAGCTAGTGGTTTAGGTGGTAAAAACCTTAAAGATATTAAAAATACTGATGCAGAGTGGAACAATGCGGCAACAGTAGGAGATCTAACCAAAGTAGAAGGTAATGTTACTCATATCAATAAGATTATTGGTGGACAGAATGCAGATGGAAAACCAGTAGATGGAAACGGTGATCAACTGACGGACTCTGATGGAAATGCGATTACTACGGCAGAAGCATTAAAAACCTATGATGTAAGAGGACAAACTGCAACAAATGATAACACGGTCATTTCAGCCATTAAAAATATGAATGAAGGTGGTATTAAATATTTCCACACGAATGATAAGAGTGGTCAAACTGTTGGAGGGGATGTCTCTGATACAGATGATTCTAGTGCGTCAGGAAAATATGCGACAGCGATAGGTTATAATGCTTCAGCAGCGGCAGAAAATACCATCGCTTTTGGTAAAGGGGCGAAAGCAACTGCAGAAAACTCCATTGCCATTGGTACAGGTAATATTGTGAATGCGAAAAAATCTGGTGCTATTGGTGACCCAAGTATTATTGAAGCAAAAGATAGCAAAGGAATGGCAGTAGAAGGCGTTTACTCTATTGGTAATGACAATGCAATTAACAGTTCAGATACTTTTGTGTTGGGTAACAATGTAAATAGCAAAAAAGTTGCAGGGAAAACCGTTGCTCAAGGTGATACTGTTGAAAACTCTGTTTATTTAGGGAGTAAAACCACAGCAACGAAAAGTGAAACTAATGCGGCTGGTAAGAAAGTCAGAGATGTTGGAAATAAAAACCTAAAATCTGATGGGACTAAAGGTAAAACAACTTCGGCTGGCGATAAAGGCACTGTTAAGTCAGCTACAGTAGGTGGAATCACTTATGGTGGATTTGCTGGAGCAACAGCGAAAGGCGTGGTGTCTGTTGGTGCTGCTGATAGTGAAAGACGTATCCAAAATGTTGCGGCAGGTGAAATATCACGTACTTCAACTGATGCGATTAATGGAAGTCAGCTTCATGCGACTAATAGAGCACTTGCTAATTTATCTGATAAATTAATGGACATTGATACAGGTTCAAAAGCAGGTATTGCTGGTAGTGCTGCTATTGCAATGTTAGGTCAAGCAAGAAATGCTGGCGATAGAGCGATTAGTGCTGGTTTTGCTACTCATCGAGGAGAGTCTGCATTAGCTGTGGGTGTTTCATCTTGGTCTGATAATGGAAAATGGTTGTTGAAAGGATCTGCATCTTATGATTCTCAACGCAACACAACCTTTGGTGGATCTGCAACTTATAACTGGTAATACAGTAATAGTATAAGATTCAACTCATTGTAAATGAGGTAGTTTTATAGCCAGTCTAAGCATTTAGACTGGCTATTTTTATTAATAAAATAATTTAACTGTCTTTTTATACAGTAACAATATATACTTATACAAAAATAAATTAACGAGACACTACAATGATAGGACGATTACAAGGCAAAATTATTGAAAAAACACCACCAGAAATTGTATTAGATGTACAAGGAGTGGGTTATGAATTACTACTACCAATGACAAGTTTTTACGATTTACCTAAAGTTGGGGAAGAGGTAACACTTTTTACGCATTTAAGTATTAGAGAAGATGCACATTTACTTTTTGGTTTTTCACAAAAAGTGGATCGCACACTGTTTCGAGCGTTAATTAAAACCAATGGAGTAGGTCCAAAACTGGCATTAGCTATCCTTTCTGCAATGTCGGTTAATGATTTCGCCACTGCAGTTGAGAATGAAGATATCATAAAATTGACTAAGATTCCGGGTGTCGGTAAAAAAACGGCAGAGCGATTATTGGTTGAGTTAAAAGATAAATTTAAGTCAATGGCACAAACCGAGTTTTTTGTTGAACAATCTTCACTACAAACAACAACTATTAATACTGCTAATCCAAGTAATGAAGCAAAAGAAGCGTTAATTGCATTAGGTTATAAAGCAACGGAAATAGAAAAAATGTTAAAACGAGTTCAACAACAAGATCTTACCAGTGAACAAATTATTCGAGAAGCACTCAAAAAATCGTTATAATACCCCTATGATTTGTAATATAGCGGTAACATCATATTAAAAATTTACAAATTTTAAGTCTATATAGTTGTACTAATTGAGACAAACTGCTACGATCTGACACGAAATCGTGATAATTTCATTTAAAATGCTAAAAAATTATCGCAAATTAAGTAAATTTCAGGTAACCTAACGGCAATTTATTTTTACATTTATTTAACTATCTAAATATTATTCATTTAGGTGGTTTGTTATTTATTCAATTTAACCTAAACGGATCTCATCATAATGGATATTCGAAAAATTAAGAAACTTATTGAACTTGTTGAAGCATCAGGTATTACAGAATTAGAAGTAGCTGAAGAAGATGGTTCAGTACGTATTAGTCGTGAGAGTAATACACAAGTAGTCGCACAACCACAGCAACAATATACAACAGCACAAACCGTAGAAGTAGCTCCTCCTGTAGAAAAAACTACTCCAACACCAGTATTGGAAAATACTGTGATATCAGGGCATACCATTGCTTCTCCAATGGTTGGAACGTTTTATCGTAGCCCAAGTCCAGAAGCAAAACCTTTTATTGAAGAAGGGCAAAGTGTGAAAGTGGGTGATACACTTTGCATTGTAGAAGCAATGAAAATGATGAATAAAATAGAATCAGATAAAGCAGGAATAGTGAAAGCAATTCTTGTTGATGATGGTGATGCGGTTGAGTTTGATCAAAAACTTATCATCATTGAATAGTTACGATAGGACATACAGATGTTAAAAAAAGTTGTTATTGCTAATCGTGGTGAAGTTGCATTGCGCATTTTAAGAGCCTGTAAAGAGCTCGGGATTCAAACAGTTGCAGTGCATTCAACAGCAGATCGTGAGTTAAAACACGTACGCCTTGCTGATGAAACCATTTGTATTGGACCTGCTTCTTCAGTTAAAAGTTATTTGAACACTCCTGCTATTATTGCAGCCGCAGAAGTAACAGGGGCAGATGCGATTCATCCTGGATATGGTTTTTTATCTGAAAATGCAGATTTTGCAGAGCAAGTTGAGTGTTCAGGTTTCGCCTTTATTGGGCCAACTGCTAATGTTATTCGCTTAATGGGGGACAAAGTTTCTGCCATTAATGCAATGAAAAAAGCAGGGATCCCTTGTGTACCAGGTTCTGGTGGCGCTATTGGTGATGATGCAATTAAAAACAAAGAGATTGCAAATAAAATTGGTTATCCAGTGATTATCAAAGCCTCTGGAGGTGGTGGTGGTCGTGGGATGCGAGTTGTTCGCTCTGAAAAAGAATTAGCAGAAGCCATTGCGATGACTAAAACAGAAGCCAGAGCAGCCTTTAATAACGATATGGTATATATGGAGAAATATCTTGAAAATCCTCGCCATATTGAAGTTCAAGTACTTGCGGATACACAGGGTAATGCGATTTATTTAGCAGAGCGAGATTGTTCTATGCAACGTCGCCACCAAAAAGTACTTGAAGAAGCGCCTGCTCCAGGCATTTCTGACGAGTTACGTCAATTTATCGGTGAACGCTGTGCAAATGCGTGTCGTACCATTGGTTATCGAGGTGCTGGCACATTTGAGTTTTTATATGAAAATGGTGAGTTCTATTTCATTGAAATGAATACTCGAATTCAAGTGGAACATCCTGTAACAGAAATGATCACAGGTGTTGATCTGGTTAAAGAACAATTACGCATTGCATCAGGCTTACCATTATCGGTTACACAAGATCAAATCAAAGTAAGAGGGCATTCAATAGAGTGCCGTATCAATGCAGAAGATCCAAGAAGTTTTCTTCCTTCGCCAGGAAAAATTACACGTTTACACGTACCAGGTGGATTAGGTATACGTTGGGATTCTCATATTTATGCAGACTATACGGTACCACCTCACTATGATTCAATGATTGCTAAATTGATCACCTATGGTGAAACACGAGATATTGCTATTCGACGAATGGAAATTGCCTTATCTGAAATCATCATCGATGGTATTAAGACCAATATTTTGTTACACCAAGATATTTTAAGTGATGAAAATTTTGTACAAGGAGAAATGAATATTCATTACCTTGAAAAAAAATTAGGCATTATTTAATCATCTCAAATGAAAACGGTACATTCTAAGTGCCGTTTTTTTGTTAATACATTCTTGTTACAACATCAACATTATTACTCAAAATTCTTTTTCTTTCCTTTTTTTGTTATCTTAAATACAAGCGGTACGATCTTAACTAAAATTTACAAATTTATATTTATAATCAATAAGTTATTAATTGTTTATGAGTAAGGCGATGGTTTTATTGGCATTTTATGATGATTTTACTTTCATTTATTGGTGTTTTTATTTGCAAAATTATTGTTATAAATGTTAGCATTAGGGGTTCAACCCACTAATTTAATACATTTTTACGTATTTTCGACCGTTTATAGAGGTATATTGATGAACAAAGTATTTAAAGTTATCTGGTGTAAAACAAACCAAACAATGATTGCTGTATCAGAATTGGCAAAATCACAAGGCAAATCCTCAAGTATCACAAGTTCACAGCCACATTTTAAGTTAGCAAAAGTTACTCTTTCAATAATGATGGTACTTGCTGGGCAGTCTGTGTTTGCAGCGATTTCAACAGGAGTCAAAACATCAACAGGTAGTAGTGCGATTCAAAATACTGCAGGTAAATACAATTATTGCTATTTTGATACTAGCAACAGAGCAGTTGTTTGTGGCGATAAAGATACTAAAGGTTCAGGTGGTGACGAAGGAACCATCTCTTTAGGAAGTAATGCACAAGTGAAAAAGGACGGCGGAGTTGCAATTGGATCGGATAGCCTTAGTGATGGTTATAGCTCTGTCGCTATAGGTTGGGTAGCTCAAGCAACAAAGATGGGAGCCGTTGCACTTGGAAGAAAGGCACAGGCAAAGGCACAATCTAGTGTTGCAATAGGGAATGAGGCAGAAGCACAGTATTCATCATCGGTAGCTATCGGATCTAGTGCTAAAACTAAAGCTTCATCATCGGTAGCTATTGGCAACGGAGCAGAGACTATAGGGAGTTCTAGTTTTGCAATGGGAAAAGGTGCAAAAACTGAAGGAGATTCTAGTTTCGCACTGGGAAATGGTGCTGCTGCAACTAATTCATCGTCAGTTGCTATAGGAACATCAGCAACAGCTAGTGGTTACAGAAGCTTTGCAATGGGATATAAAGCAAACACTTCTGGAAACTTAAATGTCGCTATTGGTAATTATGCTAAGACAAAAGATACTCAAAGTATGGCTATGGGACAAGGTGCACAAGCAACTGCTCAAGAAACCTTAGCTTTAGGTTCATTTACTCATGCGTTGGGAACACAATCTGTTGCGATTGGTAATGATGTTTTTGCTAAGGGGGTTATGTCAACCGTTATTGGTACGCGCTATATTGGCAATCCAAGTATAGATAATGGTCATTTTGGTCATGGAACATCCACGTCTACAGATGGAGATTATGCTATTGCTATTGGTAGTGGTTTTGGTACTAGAGGTAGTACGGTATATCTAGATCAAGTCGCTGAAAGTGATGCTAGTTATGGTATTGCTTTAGGAACCAGTTCTCGAACAGAAAAAGGTGCAGAAGAGAGTGTGGCAATTGGCCGCTTATCTGCAACTGAAAAAAATATCAAAGGTGGTGTGGCATTGGGTTCTCAATCTATTGCCAATCGTCAAGCATTAACAAGTGTTTCGGCTAGTGCAGATAATAGTGGAATGGAGAATGCGGAGCCAAATAAAATTACAAAAGTATATTCGCCATTTTCTGATTCCAACTTAGAGATTGTACAAACAGTACAAGGTGACTTAGGTGCCGTTTCTGTTGGAACATATAAAAGAAAATTTAAGACCAGAACGCCTGGGTACAGGTATAACAGTGATACTGATG
This DNA window, taken from Pasteurella skyensis, encodes the following:
- the ruvA gene encoding Holliday junction branch migration protein RuvA, yielding MIGRLQGKIIEKTPPEIVLDVQGVGYELLLPMTSFYDLPKVGEEVTLFTHLSIREDAHLLFGFSQKVDRTLFRALIKTNGVGPKLALAILSAMSVNDFATAVENEDIIKLTKIPGVGKKTAERLLVELKDKFKSMAQTEFFVEQSSLQTTTINTANPSNEAKEALIALGYKATEIEKMLKRVQQQDLTSEQIIREALKKSL
- the accB gene encoding acetyl-CoA carboxylase biotin carboxyl carrier protein, yielding MDIRKIKKLIELVEASGITELEVAEEDGSVRISRESNTQVVAQPQQQYTTAQTVEVAPPVEKTTPTPVLENTVISGHTIASPMVGTFYRSPSPEAKPFIEEGQSVKVGDTLCIVEAMKMMNKIESDKAGIVKAILVDDGDAVEFDQKLIIIE
- the accC gene encoding acetyl-CoA carboxylase biotin carboxylase subunit; its protein translation is MLKKVVIANRGEVALRILRACKELGIQTVAVHSTADRELKHVRLADETICIGPASSVKSYLNTPAIIAAAEVTGADAIHPGYGFLSENADFAEQVECSGFAFIGPTANVIRLMGDKVSAINAMKKAGIPCVPGSGGAIGDDAIKNKEIANKIGYPVIIKASGGGGGRGMRVVRSEKELAEAIAMTKTEARAAFNNDMVYMEKYLENPRHIEVQVLADTQGNAIYLAERDCSMQRRHQKVLEEAPAPGISDELRQFIGERCANACRTIGYRGAGTFEFLYENGEFYFIEMNTRIQVEHPVTEMITGVDLVKEQLRIASGLPLSVTQDQIKVRGHSIECRINAEDPRSFLPSPGKITRLHVPGGLGIRWDSHIYADYTVPPHYDSMIAKLITYGETRDIAIRRMEIALSEIIIDGIKTNILLHQDILSDENFVQGEMNIHYLEKKLGII
- a CDS encoding ESPR-type extended signal peptide-containing protein, yielding MNKVFKVIWCKTNQTMIAVSELAKSQGKSSSITSSQPHFKLAKVTLSIMMVLAGQSVFAAISTGVKTSTGSSAIQNTAGKYNYCYFDTSNRAVVCGDKDTKGSGGDEGTISLGSNAQVKKDGGVAIGSDSLSDGYSSVAIGWVAQATKMGAVALGRKAQAKAQSSVAIGNEAEAQYSSSVAIGSSAKTKASSSVAIGNGAETIGSSSFAMGKGAKTEGDSSFALGNGAAATNSSSVAIGTSATASGYRSFAMGYKANTSGNLNVAIGNYAKTKDTQSMAMGQGAQATAQETLALGSFTHALGTQSVAIGNDVFAKGVMSTVIGTRYIGNPSIDNGHFGHGTSTSTDGDYAIAIGSGFGTRGSTVYLDQVAESDASYGIALGTSSRTEKGAEESVAIGRLSATEKNIKGGVALGSQSIANRQALTSVSASADNSGMENAEPNKITKVYSPFSDSNLEIVQTVQGDLGAVSVGTYKRKFKTRTPGYRYNSDTDDKNKATKSGVPLKAKEFDIEIATRQIINVAAGSLDTDAVNVAQLKAVAKEVQKGLDYSGDVDSSNTQTANKFNRKLGQETKIIGGVTNTTKLSGNNIGVVSDGAGTLAIKLAKELSGLTSVVLGTNSSDANTVALTTTGINAGSKTITNVASGGTTGTNAANISDVKTAVSNSSWNIAGNDKAVVGNGVNPTEKVSFINGNATTVSQCHSRWDK